A window of Natronolimnobius sp. AArcel1 contains these coding sequences:
- a CDS encoding PAS domain S-box protein — protein MTEPIRILHLDADNGYREQTSAQLEQADVPINVISAASISQALETLQNQSVHAILSSAPLIREETSQNSLDQALQQQHRQIPIFLYSSTASNPNQNQEPPKLHTNSKHLTKPTTPEEYSLLSKWIKSETGTQNEILSPFNTVEGFALLDETLKYKIINEDHASTYGYDDTDALLGTDWFKHYEKSARESLSEKIRELQPGESWSNEFTRDPLPESVAPHRVTVTRLQNGEYGCFVKNLQEKRLLEQELERKEIITENIPDICLIVNNEGIVTYQNRLSENTWDYPLQDLRGESPLEYVHPDDQDALLADYQHLLSNPGTSLTSEYRFQTSTGKWRWFENHAINKCDNPRIEGILVTARDISKRKQQEQQLRKSNERQRLLFEKAPDSIIIHDREGNILEVNSKAVELTGYSRQELLSMKIQDIEVGFTETQLKQNWGRMLAGNIFQAEGKIKRANDTTCPIEVWINKIDIDGKARYLAHSRDITERREREKELESAKSRLSLAVDAANAGVWEWNLETDEILWDESTERLFGIKDGSFSGEYDELLEYIHPEDKSNFDRKVQRIVNDGGEFTIGFRVNNEANEQLWLTARGRVLASPDSEYKRMIGVVIDNTEQRKQQDRFEALVEQSTDIISILDENGTFQYQSPSINEILGHDPDSLIGEDAFDYIHPDHRERIWDEFKTAIPDPDSNPKVVYKFKAADGSWRWLESRGNNQLNNPAVGGFVINTRDITRQKEYEKELEVQRDNLEVLNEVVRHDIRNKLVPISGYTDILADRVDDAHESYLELMQASVQDAIETTEMAAKVTKITLQDENDLFPIQIRDILEDEVAAAEQTHEEAEITIERPLTSAKVLGDQMLPSIFTNLLDNAVTHNDAETPRITVSTSETESKVSIRVADNGPGITDEKLESVFEKGVKGVDSDGTGLGLFLVDTLVERYQGGIWIENTEVDGTVFVVQLPKAD, from the coding sequence ATGACTGAGCCGATACGGATTCTACACCTCGACGCTGATAACGGCTACAGAGAGCAAACCTCGGCGCAGTTAGAACAAGCAGATGTGCCAATCAATGTCATCTCGGCTGCGTCTATCAGCCAAGCACTTGAAACGCTTCAAAACCAGTCCGTACATGCAATACTCAGCTCAGCACCTCTGATAAGAGAAGAGACCAGTCAAAACTCACTCGACCAAGCACTCCAACAGCAACATCGTCAAATTCCTATTTTTCTCTATTCCTCTACGGCCAGCAATCCTAATCAGAATCAGGAACCGCCCAAACTACACACAAACAGCAAGCACCTCACAAAACCGACAACCCCGGAAGAGTATTCGTTACTATCAAAATGGATCAAGAGTGAAACTGGCACGCAGAACGAGATCCTCTCCCCTTTCAACACAGTCGAAGGGTTCGCACTTTTAGATGAGACTCTCAAGTACAAAATCATTAATGAGGATCACGCCAGCACCTACGGATACGATGATACAGACGCCCTGCTGGGAACAGATTGGTTCAAACACTACGAGAAGAGTGCACGCGAGTCACTCTCAGAAAAGATACGAGAACTTCAACCAGGAGAAAGTTGGTCAAACGAATTCACCCGGGATCCTCTACCTGAATCCGTCGCCCCACACCGAGTAACAGTAACCCGGCTACAAAACGGCGAGTACGGATGTTTCGTGAAGAACTTGCAAGAGAAAAGACTGCTTGAACAAGAGCTAGAACGGAAGGAAATAATAACCGAAAACATTCCAGATATATGTCTCATAGTTAACAATGAAGGGATAGTCACGTACCAAAACCGTCTATCTGAAAACACATGGGATTACCCACTTCAAGATTTGCGAGGTGAATCTCCCCTCGAATATGTACACCCAGATGATCAAGACGCACTGTTGGCTGACTATCAGCACCTACTTTCCAATCCAGGCACTTCTCTCACCTCTGAATACCGGTTTCAAACATCGACCGGGAAATGGCGATGGTTCGAGAACCACGCTATAAATAAATGCGACAACCCCAGAATCGAAGGAATACTAGTAACTGCTCGGGATATTTCCAAACGGAAGCAACAGGAACAACAGTTGCGTAAAAGCAATGAACGACAACGCCTACTTTTCGAAAAGGCACCTGACAGTATCATCATTCACGATCGAGAAGGTAATATTCTGGAAGTGAATTCAAAAGCAGTTGAGCTAACGGGGTATTCTCGCCAGGAGCTGCTTTCGATGAAGATACAAGATATCGAGGTAGGGTTTACCGAGACACAACTAAAGCAGAACTGGGGTAGAATGTTGGCTGGCAATATCTTCCAAGCCGAAGGGAAAATCAAACGAGCCAATGATACAACCTGCCCGATTGAAGTCTGGATCAACAAAATCGATATTGATGGGAAAGCCCGTTATCTTGCCCACTCAAGAGATATTACAGAACGACGAGAACGAGAAAAAGAACTTGAAAGTGCGAAAAGTCGGCTGTCACTAGCTGTCGATGCCGCGAACGCAGGTGTCTGGGAATGGAATCTCGAAACAGACGAAATTCTCTGGGATGAGAGCACAGAACGACTATTCGGCATCAAGGACGGATCATTCAGTGGAGAGTACGATGAACTATTAGAGTATATACACCCGGAAGATAAGTCAAATTTTGATAGGAAGGTTCAGAGAATAGTTAACGATGGTGGAGAATTCACCATAGGTTTCAGAGTCAACAATGAAGCAAATGAACAGTTATGGTTAACTGCACGTGGCCGTGTCCTCGCAAGTCCCGACAGCGAATACAAACGTATGATCGGTGTTGTAATCGACAATACTGAGCAGAGAAAACAACAGGACCGGTTCGAAGCACTCGTAGAACAGTCTACAGATATCATCTCTATACTTGATGAGAACGGGACATTTCAATACCAGAGTCCATCTATCAATGAAATCCTCGGCCATGACCCTGACAGCCTAATAGGTGAAGACGCCTTCGACTACATCCATCCAGACCACCGGGAACGCATATGGGACGAATTTAAAACAGCAATCCCGGATCCAGACTCCAACCCGAAGGTGGTCTACAAGTTCAAAGCTGCGGATGGCTCATGGCGCTGGCTCGAATCCAGAGGCAATAATCAACTTAATAACCCAGCCGTTGGAGGTTTTGTGATAAACACACGCGATATAACACGACAAAAAGAATACGAGAAAGAGCTTGAAGTACAACGTGACAATCTGGAGGTTCTTAACGAAGTAGTTAGACACGACATTCGGAACAAATTAGTTCCAATCTCAGGATATACAGATATCTTAGCCGATCGTGTAGATGACGCTCATGAATCGTATCTTGAATTGATGCAAGCCAGCGTACAGGATGCGATCGAAACGACAGAGATGGCTGCGAAAGTCACCAAAATAACGCTGCAAGATGAGAACGATCTATTCCCCATTCAAATTCGAGATATTCTTGAGGACGAAGTCGCGGCTGCCGAACAAACCCATGAGGAAGCCGAGATAACTATTGAACGACCGCTTACCAGTGCGAAGGTCCTGGGTGATCAAATGCTTCCCTCGATCTTCACAAACTTACTCGATAATGCAGTCACACATAATGATGCAGAAACACCAAGAATAACGGTCTCTACAAGTGAAACAGAAAGCAAGGTCTCGATTCGCGTTGCGGATAACGGACCAGGGATCACTGACGAGAAACTTGAAAGCGTGTTCGAGAAGGGTGTCAAGGGCGTTGATAGCGACGGTACCGGTCTCGGTTTGTTCCTTGTCGATACTCTGGTAGAGCGTTATCAGGGTGGTATTTGGATCGAGAATACAGAAGTTGACGGGACTGTGTTTGTCGTCCAACTTCCGAAAGCTGACTGA
- a CDS encoding response regulator encodes MTQAHHETEDNLTAQVEQVKQSTKILSYKWHPIIIYVVDELDGAGYSEIEAVLDGISSKMLSDGLSDLCEMGVLKTTEKVEGSGITIYELTEKGRGLLPALHMLNGWHERHEQTQVSIMIVEDERMVADILSEYLSDSYAVEFVRTGEEAIAKYDQTIDVVILDRHLTGISGDEVASEIKKLDEDALILAVSSLEPDNDICELEVDDYAQKPVSESEIKSRLELLLNRSELSSESREFLSIRSKQAALVNAYGEVAKEMEGYQCCLDGLKRLGLSKSEQQSLDPLVPKA; translated from the coding sequence ATGACTCAGGCTCACCACGAAACGGAAGACAACCTGACAGCCCAGGTCGAGCAAGTCAAGCAATCAACGAAGATACTCTCCTACAAATGGCACCCGATTATTATCTATGTAGTTGACGAGTTGGACGGCGCAGGATACTCCGAGATCGAAGCCGTCCTTGATGGGATTTCCTCAAAAATGCTGTCTGATGGACTCAGTGACCTATGCGAAATGGGCGTGCTCAAAACGACTGAGAAGGTAGAGGGCAGTGGTATCACAATCTATGAGTTAACGGAAAAAGGACGAGGACTCTTACCAGCCTTGCATATGCTTAATGGGTGGCATGAACGTCACGAACAGACTCAGGTCTCGATAATGATCGTCGAGGACGAACGCATGGTAGCCGACATATTATCTGAGTATTTGTCCGACTCGTACGCCGTCGAGTTCGTAAGAACAGGCGAAGAAGCGATCGCAAAATACGACCAAACAATCGACGTTGTTATCCTCGATCGGCATTTAACAGGCATCTCAGGTGACGAAGTTGCGTCTGAGATTAAAAAACTCGATGAAGACGCCCTTATCCTGGCAGTCTCAAGTTTGGAACCTGATAACGACATTTGCGAATTAGAGGTGGATGACTACGCGCAAAAACCAGTTTCTGAGTCAGAAATCAAAAGCCGATTGGAGCTGCTTCTTAACCGTTCTGAGTTGTCTTCTGAGTCCCGTGAATTCTTATCGATTCGCTCGAAGCAAGCTGCACTCGTCAATGCGTATGGTGAAGTTGCAAAGGAAATGGAGGGGTATCAGTGCTGTTTGGACGGACTGAAGCGACTCGGTCTCTCAAAGTCTGAGCAACAATCTCTAGATCCACTTGTCCCAAAGGCGTGA
- a CDS encoding HalX domain-containing protein translates to MSTRPITPGKIEETVEQVCTRQVYESVIDDLWRVLHTKALLRKELNDEEIEKSDSYRVLQQHQSSLESLADELEKDLEKKDFTALFRDASSGSRLVRPSVN, encoded by the coding sequence ATGTCAACAAGGCCAATCACGCCTGGGAAAATCGAAGAAACCGTTGAGCAAGTCTGTACTCGGCAGGTGTACGAGTCGGTAATTGATGATCTTTGGCGGGTACTCCACACGAAAGCACTTCTCCGAAAGGAACTCAACGATGAGGAAATAGAGAAATCTGATTCGTACCGCGTATTACAGCAACACCAGTCTTCTCTCGAATCCCTTGCAGACGAACTTGAGAAGGATCTTGAAAAGAAAGACTTCACCGCATTGTTCCGCGACGCAAGCTCTGGTTCTCGACTCGTACGACCCTCAGTTAACTAA
- a CDS encoding DUF4097 family beta strand repeat-containing protein gives MGESGETAPTKESTQNTRLANKATAPLLSRRSTLKRAGVFTATLGLGAGGYFAFFADQAAAAEINEFELDDVELDTADGQVDEVTVEITEYEIDYSNFSSDDGEFDVTLWGEFDEDGEVELDNETVEVDETPHGEVSPEAIVGETYDLTDDDDLEAEDPVVEASELDVDEGEEETYEFTIRTEVEYTGGDEDISVSDETAEFSLTVDNFDGEVDVTIDGETGAEPVHGPENGD, from the coding sequence ATGGGAGAATCAGGGGAAACCGCGCCTACTAAGGAATCCACTCAGAACACCAGACTTGCAAACAAAGCAACAGCACCACTCCTCTCTCGGAGATCCACGCTGAAACGAGCTGGTGTATTCACAGCTACCCTCGGATTAGGAGCAGGCGGGTACTTCGCCTTCTTCGCTGATCAAGCAGCCGCAGCAGAAATCAACGAATTCGAACTCGACGACGTCGAGCTTGACACGGCAGACGGTCAAGTAGACGAAGTCACCGTTGAAATCACAGAGTACGAAATCGATTATTCGAATTTCAGCAGCGACGACGGTGAATTCGATGTCACGCTCTGGGGAGAATTTGATGAAGATGGAGAAGTTGAACTGGATAATGAGACTGTAGAGGTGGATGAGACACCGCACGGAGAGGTAAGTCCTGAAGCGATTGTGGGTGAGACGTACGATCTTACTGACGATGATGATTTAGAAGCAGAGGACCCGGTTGTAGAGGCTTCAGAACTGGATGTTGACGAAGGTGAGGAAGAGACGTACGAGTTCACTATCCGGACCGAGGTAGAGTATACTGGAGGAGATGAAGACATCTCAGTTAGCGATGAAACGGCTGAGTTCTCGCTCACAGTGGATAACTTCGATGGGGAAGTTGATGTGACAATTGACGGCGAAACTGGTGCGGAGCCTGTCCACGGTCCTGAAAACGGAGACTAA
- a CDS encoding GLUG motif-containing protein, producing the protein MPGDEMVGGFVGLNSDSGEVVESYATGDVEGDSQTGGLVGQLGIDNSIAESGPVLRDSYVVDDAGLDSEDTVIGEIVEGDGDGDVVIEHGEETLADDGETFVEDIEQELIDEFIRSEGELPSS; encoded by the coding sequence GTGCCTGGTGACGAAATGGTTGGTGGATTTGTCGGGTTGAATAGTGATAGTGGAGAGGTTGTAGAGTCTTACGCGACTGGTGACGTAGAAGGCGATTCTCAGACCGGCGGGCTTGTCGGACAACTAGGAATAGACAATAGTATAGCAGAGTCTGGCCCAGTATTGCGTGATTCGTACGTGGTAGATGATGCTGGTCTTGATAGTGAGGATACAGTGATTGGTGAGATTGTTGAAGGTGATGGTGATGGTGATGTGGTTATTGAACACGGTGAGGAAACACTGGCTGATGATGGTGAGACGTTCGTCGAAGATATCGAACAAGAGTTGATTGACGAGTTTATTCGAAGTGAAGGTGAACTACCCAGTAGTTAA
- a CDS encoding site-specific integrase, which produces MSLSLPETLAQIDDPETIQDILNSVGVEVLSESDDKTPSSPTLEDLYERYLSRRENRSPATRAQYKRTIPEFIAFSKAQGVTIPSGLSIELVDRYVDEVKQKHEADATQLTYTKNVRSWLRWLSKRQYCDEAVYRVLDKDELNLDPTVRDEAIPESVARHIIERLGEQRYGSKMHAIIEVGFNGGLRIGDLHSLDVKDFRSDENTIVLRHRPDTGTRLKNGEVQDNTPGDGERDVIVKDRVIDAIQWYIDNVRPDVTDEYSRSPLFATKQGRASKSTLRRWIYEATSCRWAPDESEINYDSVRRNKPITCDGGCDPDLNVCPYSYCPHAIRRGAIVNHLSNGLYPSRASERFDVSIPVLKKHYDPRTKRKQKMDRSDAVQNAWSVW; this is translated from the coding sequence ATGAGCCTCTCACTCCCAGAAACCCTAGCGCAAATCGATGACCCAGAAACCATTCAGGATATCCTCAATAGCGTCGGCGTTGAGGTCCTTTCAGAGTCTGATGACAAAACGCCGTCTTCCCCCACACTTGAGGATCTGTATGAACGATATCTCTCACGGAGAGAGAATCGAAGTCCGGCAACTCGTGCACAATATAAACGAACCATCCCCGAGTTCATCGCCTTCTCAAAAGCGCAAGGAGTGACGATTCCATCAGGTCTGTCAATAGAACTGGTAGATAGGTATGTGGATGAGGTCAAGCAGAAACACGAAGCTGACGCAACCCAGCTCACATATACAAAAAATGTGCGAAGCTGGCTTCGGTGGCTATCCAAACGACAATACTGTGATGAAGCCGTTTACAGGGTTCTCGATAAAGACGAATTAAATCTTGACCCGACGGTACGTGACGAAGCAATTCCGGAATCAGTCGCACGACACATCATCGAACGGCTTGGTGAACAGCGCTACGGATCGAAAATGCATGCTATCATAGAAGTTGGTTTCAATGGTGGCCTTCGGATCGGTGATCTTCACTCACTCGATGTAAAGGATTTTAGATCGGATGAAAATACGATTGTCCTTAGACACCGGCCAGATACAGGGACTCGATTGAAAAACGGTGAGGTGCAGGATAATACACCTGGAGATGGTGAACGAGACGTCATCGTCAAAGATCGAGTCATTGACGCCATTCAATGGTACATCGATAACGTACGCCCTGATGTAACTGATGAATACAGTCGTTCGCCCCTGTTTGCCACAAAGCAGGGTCGAGCGTCTAAATCCACGCTTCGTAGGTGGATCTATGAAGCGACAAGTTGCCGCTGGGCACCTGATGAATCAGAAATAAATTATGATTCCGTAAGAAGAAATAAACCAATCACTTGTGATGGGGGGTGTGATCCGGATTTGAACGTTTGTCCGTACTCATATTGCCCGCACGCGATTCGTCGGGGAGCGATCGTGAATCATCTCAGTAATGGATTATACCCTTCTCGCGCAAGTGAACGGTTTGACGTTTCGATCCCGGTACTCAAAAAGCACTACGATCCGCGAACAAAGCGAAAACAGAAAATGGATCGGTCCGATGCAGTCCAGAATGCCTGGTCAGTCTGGTGA
- a CDS encoding site-specific integrase, with amino-acid sequence MQLRTEVSTYLSQIPTSTALSTYQSHQSTTLAFQSWLINQQHNPPQLTAKIVAEYATYQLERGYEPKTITGQACTLANLLAVIHKSDPSHEKARIAHHIPDDADMATQVKMQLAGTLLQEKSPNGVSEEDVEAFLNYLQRSEYGTRTHVYAALLYYTGSNPAPLQELNCNDISIESKTVTLNLPETHLPVSTGIHTTRTASIPANVAESISTYLEHERDTSSEQQNKPLFTTPHGRASSSTLRRSVKRASSDLSLWPREPDRPARTSEQGSDSETVILPSDIQWAGISKTLNEQ; translated from the coding sequence ATGCAACTTCGAACAGAGGTTTCGACCTACCTCAGCCAAATACCCACGTCCACAGCACTTAGCACATACCAGTCCCATCAAAGCACAACCTTAGCGTTCCAATCCTGGCTGATAAACCAGCAGCACAACCCACCACAGCTCACCGCGAAAATCGTCGCAGAATACGCAACTTACCAACTGGAACGTGGGTACGAACCCAAAACTATCACCGGGCAAGCCTGCACGTTAGCTAACCTCCTCGCGGTTATACACAAATCCGATCCAAGCCACGAGAAGGCACGCATAGCACACCACATCCCCGATGATGCCGACATGGCCACTCAGGTCAAAATGCAACTCGCAGGAACGCTCCTCCAGGAAAAAAGTCCAAACGGCGTCTCTGAGGAAGACGTTGAAGCTTTTCTCAACTATCTACAACGCTCTGAATACGGCACGCGAACGCACGTGTATGCTGCACTCCTCTACTACACAGGATCGAATCCAGCACCACTTCAAGAACTCAACTGTAACGACATCAGCATCGAAAGCAAGACGGTAACTCTCAATCTTCCGGAGACGCACCTTCCAGTCTCAACAGGCATACACACCACACGAACTGCAAGTATACCAGCCAACGTCGCGGAATCGATAAGCACATACCTGGAACACGAACGAGACACCTCATCTGAACAGCAGAACAAACCATTATTCACAACACCACACGGTCGAGCCTCATCATCGACGCTTCGACGTTCTGTGAAACGCGCGAGTAGCGACCTCTCCCTATGGCCCCGTGAACCTGATCGACCAGCCCGAACATCCGAACAGGGCAGTGATTCGGAGACAGTGATTCTTCCAAGCGATATCCAGTGGGCCGGAATCTCGAAAACTCTCAACGAACAATGA
- a CDS encoding site-specific integrase produces MNDEDVVDQLSAFDEIGDEFNQDVDSLKKYDQQFKQIDQDPVEIYCEVVVSQMNNTDKANRRKISRIEEYLEHMEQYERHPACANSHHISQFINKEIRKGHQPHTINLKISEIESMFDYWSNHPKMPHPPEGENKYNPATIARGFKKDAIQRNSKSIQKTPPRIPIEELSHRIRQIKNTLHRAFIVCQLKHGSRAGQTSNLQLRDIQLNHDGLNKLYPELGTHPRLRDVKEDAIYYAPFQEREGGKSKRPIVLPIDNELNRLLVKYLRLRPPVEEPWLFLNPATCGKITTGYANERFWKNHFQPEYAETELYRGVTSHFARHYFSTYWKTQIDTNEEYLKYMRGDKNGDLDGGSPDIMYTYIHTHFPDVKDEYLRNIYKFGI; encoded by the coding sequence GTGAATGATGAGGACGTAGTTGATCAACTATCGGCGTTCGACGAAATAGGTGATGAATTCAATCAGGATGTGGATTCATTGAAGAAGTACGATCAGCAGTTCAAGCAGATTGATCAGGATCCTGTTGAAATTTACTGTGAGGTTGTGGTTTCACAAATGAACAACACTGACAAGGCTAATAGAAGGAAAATTTCGAGAATAGAGGAGTACTTGGAACATATGGAGCAATATGAAAGGCATCCAGCTTGTGCAAACTCTCACCATATCTCTCAGTTTATAAACAAAGAGATTAGAAAAGGACACCAACCACATACGATCAACCTTAAAATTTCTGAGATTGAAAGCATGTTTGACTATTGGTCGAACCACCCTAAGATGCCGCACCCACCGGAGGGCGAAAATAAGTATAATCCAGCTACAATAGCTCGCGGATTCAAGAAGGATGCAATTCAGAGAAATTCAAAAAGCATCCAAAAGACCCCTCCTCGGATACCAATTGAAGAATTATCCCACCGAATCAGGCAAATAAAGAACACACTTCACAGGGCGTTCATCGTTTGCCAGTTGAAACACGGATCAAGAGCCGGGCAGACCTCTAATTTACAGTTGCGGGATATCCAGCTTAATCATGACGGGTTGAACAAACTGTACCCTGAACTTGGTACGCACCCTCGATTGAGGGATGTCAAAGAGGACGCGATCTATTATGCACCATTCCAAGAGCGTGAAGGTGGAAAATCTAAACGACCGATCGTTTTACCAATTGATAATGAATTGAATCGGTTGCTTGTAAAATATCTTCGCCTACGTCCGCCAGTTGAGGAACCCTGGCTCTTTCTCAATCCCGCCACATGTGGGAAGATAACTACTGGGTACGCAAATGAACGATTTTGGAAGAACCACTTTCAACCAGAATATGCTGAAACAGAACTGTACCGTGGAGTGACATCACACTTCGCACGGCACTATTTCAGCACGTACTGGAAGACTCAAATAGACACCAACGAAGAATACTTGAAATATATGAGGGGAGATAAGAATGGGGATTTAGATGGAGGGTCGCCAGACATTATGTATACATATATACACACACATTTCCCGGATGTGAAAGATGAATATCTTAGGAATATTTACAAGTTTGGGATCTGA
- a CDS encoding HalOD1 output domain-containing protein — protein sequence MIDDEKSSIEGDWCECGFQDSGECLAQKRYSIKNDDSLTTAICDAIAEAKDTSISEIVEPPLYDSIDVEALQLLLFGDSRDQYSVGTAEVVVFTHTDNQVVVNSNGLICIHE from the coding sequence ATGATTGATGACGAGAAGTCGTCGATAGAGGGTGATTGGTGCGAATGTGGATTTCAGGATAGTGGGGAATGCTTAGCTCAAAAGCGATACTCTATCAAGAATGATGATAGCCTTACAACTGCGATCTGTGACGCTATTGCCGAAGCCAAGGATACATCAATTTCAGAAATAGTGGAACCACCATTATACGATTCCATTGATGTTGAAGCGCTCCAACTGCTTTTGTTTGGTGATTCACGAGACCAGTATTCCGTTGGTACTGCTGAAGTTGTTGTATTCACTCACACAGATAATCAAGTGGTAGTCAACAGTAACGGATTAATCTGCATCCACGAGTAG